A region of the Litchfieldia alkalitelluris genome:
CGAGTAGAAACCATGCGGTTTCAGTCGCTACAAAGACGAGCGAAAAACACTACAAGAAATAAGAAAAACGGCAAAATAAATCATAAAAAACGATTTGGTAAATCCATTGCGAACCGAGCTCCTGCTATGCTACTCGCAATGATTGACCGGAAACTCGGGTATCAGGGACGAACTATTAAAAAAATAGATACATATGCTACAAAAGCAAGCCAGTTCAATCATAGAACGAATGAATACAATAAAAAACAACTTTCAGAGCGTTGGAATCATTTTGGTGAGATTAGCATTCAACGTGATTTATATAGTGCGTTTTTAATAGGTAATACAAACGAAACCCTCAATTCCGTTGATGTAGATTTATGCAATGCACAATGGGATAACTTTGTTAAGTTGCATAACCGTGAGGTTGAACAATTAAAAAAATCATCAAGTAAAACATTGCGTTGGTTTGTCGCGTAAAATACAAACCTGATTGGTCGTGATAACGTCCAAGAGAGAAGTCGGAACGGTAAGCACACAAGAGGTCCTTTTAGGCTGACTTGGCGAAGTGCATTGCTATACGCAATACGTCCGTTAATGTTCTAAAAGAACACACACCAGTGTTTTGGCAGAAACTCTTTCTGCAAGGAAGATAAGGGTGCCATTAAGAAGTGTATTAGTATTTTAGAACCCCACTCCTTCAGGGGTGGGAGTTATCAGCAGAGGATGCAGAGCAGTTGATGCTTTTACGGGTAAGAAGATTGGTACGCAGCTCTTCACTGAGGCGGAAAAGTGGGCCAGGGATCATGGAATTCATAGATTAGAACTAACGGTTATTCAGAAAAATGAAGCGGGCTTCGGGTTGTATCAGAAGATGGGGTTTGAGGTCGAAGGTACGAAAAGAGATTCCTTATTTATGGATGGGGAGTTTGTGAATGAGTATTATATGAGCAAGTTACTTTGATGAGGAATTGTTAAAATGAGGCTCGATTTTGAGGCTAAGAGTTAAGATTTTCTGAGTCAGTGGTAGATTTTAAAGTATAGTATAGGTTTTTAAGGGGAAAATTAGTGGTTTTATGGAGTAAATGCTTGTTAGTTAAAAGTTTATTTTCGAAATCTTGTCGAATATTTTCGAATTTAGAAATTTATCAGCCACTTTATAGTTTTATCGGCGAAATAGTAGATTTATCGATTATTCATTAACTAATGATAAAACCCTGCTTGAATAACCAGTAAAAATTCATCAAATTCAATTCCTTCCAAAATAAAAGAAGAAGGATTCCTAACATTCCTTCTTCTTATAATATGGATTATTCACCAATCGTAACAATCGGCGGTTTATGTAAATACAATTCAGTTAATTGCCCAGCATCTTCAATCACCGCTTGTCCTGCGTCTGATCCAAGTGCCTCATGGAGCATTTCGATGTTTTCAAAGTCTAATTGTACAATTAAGTATAGGTTTAAATCGGTATTTTGTGCACGTTGAACACGAGTAAGAGATGCGTGAATGATGTTCGGAAGCTGTTGTACAAGTGGCATGTGTGTGTTGAAATAATAGTTTTCAAATCCTTCGATATCTTCTGGTTTTTCATATAAGACCATGAATTTTGCCATTAATCTACCTCCAATCTCTTGATGATAGATTTTATTCGGCATAATTAGAAATTATACTCGATGATGATACGGATTGGACGGAATATTTTAAAACAAAATATGCGATGAACTTACTTTACCATCTGCACGTCAGAGAACTCCTTCACCATATACTCACCATCGCCTCGAAGAATGACCTTACCATACACCTCGTGTGGCTGCAGAAATTCAAGCAATTGCTCAACCGCCACAGCTGGATCGACGGTATTTCCACAGGTATAACAGTCGATCGATGCATACCTCTTTTCTGGATAGGTGTGGATGCTAAAGTGACTTTCTGATAAAAGTAAAAGAACGGTACAGCCTTGTGGAACAAATCCTTCAGACTGAACACCGATCACACCGGCGCCACTAGCAATAGCAGAATCAAACATTTTCCCTTCTAATGCATCAACATTATTTAATATGTCAAAATCAACGCCCCAAACATCAAGGATAATATGCTTTCCAATTGTTTCGTAATGCAATGCGATCTCTCCTTCATCAGTTATAGTTGTTGATTACCCCTCCCTAAAAAAATTTAAACAAAATGATTAAAACTCATGAGAACGGGTAATAATGGAAAATGTATTCCCCCTTTTCCTTTTTTAAAATGCTCCTATCATAATGGGAGCATTTTTTGTGGAGAAAAATGTGGAATTTCGTAAAATAAACCGTTTACAAATAAAAAGCTTACAATATAATAAGATTGGGTAGAACCTGGGGAGGGGAAAGAAGAAGATGCCTAATTACGTAACGAGAATCTCGACAATTGAAATTCCTGTTTCTAATGTTGAGAAGTCTGCACACTGGTATGCAAAAACATTAAACTTATTTATAGAACATCAAAGTGATCAAGATGCGATGCTTAGCTTCAATGCAAAAGGAATACCAAGCATCTATTTGGTACAAACAAATGATGACCGAAAAATTTCATTTGAAAATACGAATACAAATGTCACACATAGTGTGGTTGATTTCTACACATATAATCTCGAGGGATTTTATCAATTTCTAAAAGATAGTGGGATCGAAGTGGGTCCACTAAACGTAAATGGTGAATTTGGAGGATTCGGCTTCAAAGACCCAGACGGAAACCTACTAAGCGCAACAAATATAGCCCACCTAGGACAAGAGTAAAAGCTTTCTATGAAGAAGGCTTTTTTAAAATTTAAAAAAGAAAAGTATAAAATTTTTTACTACCATAGCCTTAGAACTGTGGTATTTTTCGTGTTTAGAGACTATTTCTTTAAATGAATATTTTTTGGTGTTTTAAGCTTTGATAGTGATCATTGTTGATTTTTCGAGTAGGTATAGGACTCATAGGCGGAAAAATTCCGGCTAATGTATCTGGTAAGGGCTTAAGAAGCATATATAAACGGAGAAATTCCGGTTATCGTCTCTAAAATATGACTAAACCTAAAGATTATGGTCATATAAGCGGAAAAACTCCTGTTATTTTTAGGGAAATGTTGCTATTTCCCAATTTAAGTGGAATTTTTCCGTTTAAATTCAACCACAGTGAAATGAACATGATAGGAGACACCCATTTAAAAAGAAAAATCAAAAAGTGACCGAGCCTTGCCCGGTTTTTTTATTTGGTATCGACAAAATTCGGGTGGTGACACCCGAACGAAACCAGCCAACTAACTACCCAAACCAAAAAAATCACAAAAGGTTTTGCATACTCCATGAATAAAGGAGAAAAATAACTTTATTCAGGAGGTGTTACCAGTGTCAAATCCATTTGAGGCTGTTTGGAATACGTTGAAGACGTTAATAGATGATGAGCCGAAGTCACCTTTACATATTATTGAGGCTGGAGATTTATGGACTTATTATACGGCATTAGAGGAATTTATACGTTATGAAGAGGTAGGATTAAATACGTCAACTGATGATGAGATTCTTGAAATGTTAACAGATGCAATTAGAGTTTGTGAGGCACAATCTCAAAAAATTAGCGCGTTTATGGTGAAGGAAGGAATTCCTCTTCCTGATGTAACATCGGCAAAACCTAAATCAGATCCGAAAGAAGTTCCATTAGGCGTAAAATTAACAGATGATGAAATCGCGAATGGAATTGCATTTAAAATCGTCACACTCATGCAGCTTTGTGGAAAAGGACAGGCAGATGCGATAAGAAATGACGTTGGTGTATTATGGTTAGAGCTATATGGCGAGTTCGTTTCCTTTGGTGCTACCTTAAAAACATTGATGAGAAAACGGGGATGGATTAAGGTTCCGCCATACTACTATCCACCAGGAACCCCGACCTCAAAGTAAAAAGAAAAGGTAAGCCCGAAAATTGGACTTACCTACTAACTTAATTAATCTCTAAGTTTGTTTTTAATCTTGAAATCACAGCTTGGCGCTCTTCTTCAGAAACAATCAGATACCAAATTCCACCAATTGTTTGGCCGGTTCCTTGAATCGTCTCTTGTTCATTGTTGCGACGAGCATCAGCATAATTCGCTTGAAGAGTTCTCATCTCTTTAAATGTCATATTTGTCGTAATGTTATCACCAGAAATCGCAAGCAAATCATCTAGCTTCGTAATCGTTGATGGTGATGCACCAGCATCGATGATGGCACGAATGACTTCACGCTGACGATCTTGGCGTCCGAAATCACTATCAATACTACGGATACGCGAGAAAATTAATGCTTGTTCACCATTAAGTGTAATTTGACCTTCCGCAAAATTGTGGCCGCCATGTGTGAAGGCTTTAGAATTATTAACAGTTATTCCACCTAGAGTATTAACAATATCCTGAAAGCTTTCCATGTTAATTTTCACATAATAATCAATTGGAATATCCAAGAACTTCTCAACCGTTTGAACGGTCATATCTGTTCCACCAAATGCGTATGAGTGGTTGATTTTATCTTGAATGCCTTTGCCGACAATTTCCACTCGTGTATCACGAGGAATACTCAGCATATTCATTGAATTCGTGTTTGGATTCAGTGTGACAACAATTAATGAATCGGCACGACCTTTGTCACCTGTACGCTCATCCACACCCATTAACAGAATCGAAATGGGATCAGCTTTATCTAGGTTGATATCTGTATCACGTAAGCTTGACGGTGTACGCTCCTCATGCATCGAATCAACCGTTGTTGCTAAATTTTGATATAAATAAAAGGCATAGCCAGCCACTGCTAAAATAAAAATCCCGATAATACTACCAATGATTTTCAGCCACTTTTTGCCTTTCTTTTTTACATGTTTATCAGAACGACCCATGTAAATCATCCTCTCTATATTCAGTTTTTAAGAATCTATTTGAGCATAAGCTATATATATTACGAATCATTCGACAAAAAGTTTCATAGAACAGAATAATCATAGACACTTTTTATACGTTTGTCTATAAAATTTTTCTAACAACTTTCCTTAAAACTGGAAATATAGTAAAATTAAATTAACAGGATATGACAATTTTCACAAGTGGAGGGAAAAGGATGAAGGAAAAGCTACTAAATGTTCTATTATATATTGCCATTTATACATGTATTATCGTTTCAACAGTGATTCTATTTTTCAACGGTTCATTCGGATATTTCATCTATATACTAACACTTGGAGAACAACAAGGAACCTACATCTTTAGTACCATCGGCCTAATCGGAGCATTACTAGCTCTCATTCCTCTCCTGTTTCACAAAAATGCGGGGAAATTTTACTATCTCGTATTACTAGGAGCAAACTCCGTCGTGATTTTTTATCCGTATATGTTTGACGCAATAGCCACACACATCTTTCCAAAATTTATATAGAAGCACGGCGGCGGTTCTCGGGGAGCATGGGGACGGTTCTCGTGCTTCCATCCGTCAAAAAGAAGCGCTGGGACGGTTCTCGTGCTTCTTTGCTAGCGCAAATGGGAAGCGCTGGGACGGTTCTCATGCTTCCATCCGTCGTAGTTTAGTAGACTGCAAGAACCTCAAGTGACAGTTTATGTTTTATAAAAAGAGAAGAAAGCATAACATGTTGGACTACCACAGACGTTGATACTGTGGTGTTTTTCGTATATGGAGACAAATGTTTTAAAACAAATAGATAAAAATCAACATTGGGAAGCATTTAAGTAATAGGCTATCTCAGAGATTCGTCCTATTATCATTAAGAAGGTTGAAAAATTTACCCATTGTTGAATTTTCACGTTGGTATAGGAATTCATAAGCGGAGAAATTCCGCCTAATGCATCTAGTAGGGGCTTAAGAAGCTGATATAAGCGGAATTATTCCCGTAAACTCCTCTTATATATGACTAAATCCAATGATTAGGTTCATATAAGTGGAAAAACTCCCCTTATATTTAGGGAAATGTTGTTATTTCCCGAATTAAGCGGAATTTTTCCGGTTAAATTCTACCATAGTGAAATCAACATGATAGAACAAGAGCATAGCGATTTGGTCAGAAATAACCGTTCGCATTATAAAGATGTACATGATCTAGGATTACAAATGAACGGATTTCACTAAACAAAAAAGGACCGGGATTAGCCAGGTTTTTTTTATGCCCAAAAACTCCCCAAAAACAAACAATTATTTTTCCGTCATTCGATTTATTTCGACAATATTCCACCTAGTTCTATACTACTATTAGTAGTATAAGAATATATTACCAACTCATAAAAATGTAGGGGTGAAGCTGCTTGTTAACCACTGTGTCTAATCCGGATTTATTTTTGAAATATCATAAGACGCTTAATGAGCTAGGTGTGAATATGGATTTACAAACAATTGATGACGTGAAAAGGAAATTAGAATCAAACCAGTATATTATTTCAGTAATAGGTGCGATGAAATCAGGAAAATCCACGTTCATTGATGCTTTACTAGGATTCGAATTAATGCCAAGTGAAAATGAGGCGTGTACCTTAACAACAACAGATATTCATGTTGATAAGTTTGATGGATTTATTACTAAAGTATTTACAGATGGTAGTAAGGAAAAAATAAAAGGAAATAAAGGTTCTCTCGCAAAAGCTTTTCATCAGGATGTGAAAAAGCACCGTTCATCTAATAAGAAAGTGGATTTTCACTATGAAGTGAGCTCAGAAATGGATTGTTTAAAGGGATTGAGCTCGAATGCCAAATTTACTATAGTCGACACTCCTGGAGTAAATGAAATGAGTGGGCTTGGTATAGATAAGCAAGATATAAAACAAACTTTTACCGACGTGATTAAACGATCTAGCTCTATCGTTTATGTGCTAGATTATCAATATTATAAAGCAGAAGAAAATAGAGAGATCATTAAGCAGATTAAGAAAATTAGACCTGATTTGCTATCGAATATGATTTTTATTTTAAATAAAATTGATCGAATAAATTATAAAGATAAAACAATGGATTCAATTTTAACTGAAATTTCTAAGGCACTAAAGTCCTGGGGAGTTCATTCGTTTGAACTATACCCAGTCTCAGCCATTAAAGCGTTATATGGTAGATATATAAATTCAGGTGGAGATTTAACTCGAATAAAGGAGAATCTAGGACAGTATTTAATAAGTAAAGAGTTGGTCGTAGAGGGAGACACGATAACGGTAAAAGAGCGCCCCGAAGATGCGGCGGACCGCTTAATCACTGAAAGCGTAATGAACGTATTTGAAGAAAATGTACTTGTACCGACGTATTTATCCTCATCGGACCGTATTAAGCATAGCTCTAACTCTCTATTATTTTCGATTTCTGAACAAATAAAAGAGAAGTTGGATGATATTAAAAATGAACTTCTGCTCGGGCAAAAGGAGTTGGATGATGAGCTTAATAGAGTCCAAGAGAAGATTCAAGGCATTAACGATACATTTAAGATCGCAGAAGAAAAAAGGGCAGAGCTTGAGGTCATGCTAAAGAAACCAACCTTTGACAAGGTAAAAGCTAAAGAGTATCACTATGAGCTTCCTTATTATCCATCTGTGAACTCATATAGTGGGTATAAATACACTTCGAGTTATTCTGCAGAGCGAGAGGCGAAAAGTGAATTTAGTCGTTGGAAAAGTAATATCAAATTTCCTTTTGAAAGTATCCACTCGTATTATAGTAGAAAGCTATATTATTCAACATCAACCGATAATTTTTTCTATAAAACCAACACAAAAGTAAGTAAAGTCATTCAAAAACTATCTGCACTATTAGATAAAGAGTTAATAAAAGCTAATAGTAAAGAGGT
Encoded here:
- a CDS encoding VOC family protein, coding for MPNYVTRISTIEIPVSNVEKSAHWYAKTLNLFIEHQSDQDAMLSFNAKGIPSIYLVQTNDDRKISFENTNTNVTHSVVDFYTYNLEGFYQFLKDSGIEVGPLNVNGEFGGFGFKDPDGNLLSATNIAHLGQE
- a CDS encoding dynamin family protein — translated: MLTTVSNPDLFLKYHKTLNELGVNMDLQTIDDVKRKLESNQYIISVIGAMKSGKSTFIDALLGFELMPSENEACTLTTTDIHVDKFDGFITKVFTDGSKEKIKGNKGSLAKAFHQDVKKHRSSNKKVDFHYEVSSEMDCLKGLSSNAKFTIVDTPGVNEMSGLGIDKQDIKQTFTDVIKRSSSIVYVLDYQYYKAEENREIIKQIKKIRPDLLSNMIFILNKIDRINYKDKTMDSILTEISKALKSWGVHSFELYPVSAIKALYGRYINSGGDLTRIKENLGQYLISKELVVEGDTITVKERPEDAADRLITESVMNVFEENVLVPTYLSSSDRIKHSSNSLLFSISEQIKEKLDDIKNELLLGQKELDDELNRVQEKIQGINDTFKIAEEKRAELEVMLKKPTFDKVKAKEYHYELPYYPSVNSYSGYKYTSSYSAEREAKSEFSRWKSNIKFPFESIHSYYSRKLYYSTSTDNFFYKTNTKVSKVIQKLSALLDKELIKANSKEVITLMSNISVMPEPLMEMTYSNTREYVSDFYDNSAFIDTDYTEMYVGETIFGNSKYKDRYTYDLGDALRNEWDDVTAAMKNCSYDFFSDYYDKKYDTYLSELREVVEEEFSKIPPVLKSVLKQLEAQQKKLKTTKNKQYQSKLKMIQQIEKELEEINQP
- a CDS encoding LCP family glycopolymer transferase, whose protein sequence is MGRSDKHVKKKGKKWLKIIGSIIGIFILAVAGYAFYLYQNLATTVDSMHEERTPSSLRDTDINLDKADPISILLMGVDERTGDKGRADSLIVVTLNPNTNSMNMLSIPRDTRVEIVGKGIQDKINHSYAFGGTDMTVQTVEKFLDIPIDYYVKINMESFQDIVNTLGGITVNNSKAFTHGGHNFAEGQITLNGEQALIFSRIRSIDSDFGRQDRQREVIRAIIDAGASPSTITKLDDLLAISGDNITTNMTFKEMRTLQANYADARRNNEQETIQGTGQTIGGIWYLIVSEEERQAVISRLKTNLEIN
- a CDS encoding EthD family reductase, which encodes MAKFMVLYEKPEDIEGFENYYFNTHMPLVQQLPNIIHASLTRVQRAQNTDLNLYLIVQLDFENIEMLHEALGSDAGQAVIEDAGQLTELYLHKPPIVTIGE
- the speD gene encoding adenosylmethionine decarboxylase, producing the protein MHYETIGKHIILDVWGVDFDILNNVDALEGKMFDSAIASGAGVIGVQSEGFVPQGCTVLLLLSESHFSIHTYPEKRYASIDCYTCGNTVDPAVAVEQLLEFLQPHEVYGKVILRGDGEYMVKEFSDVQMVK
- a CDS encoding DUF3231 family protein, whose product is MSNPFEAVWNTLKTLIDDEPKSPLHIIEAGDLWTYYTALEEFIRYEEVGLNTSTDDEILEMLTDAIRVCEAQSQKISAFMVKEGIPLPDVTSAKPKSDPKEVPLGVKLTDDEIANGIAFKIVTLMQLCGKGQADAIRNDVGVLWLELYGEFVSFGATLKTLMRKRGWIKVPPYYYPPGTPTSK